In Limanda limanda chromosome 21, fLimLim1.1, whole genome shotgun sequence, a genomic segment contains:
- the LOC133028221 gene encoding 26S proteasome non-ATPase regulatory subunit 14-like: protein MERLMRLGGRTPGLGQGPPTDAPAVDTAEQVYISSLALLKMLKHGRAGVPMEVMGLMLGEFVDDYTVRVIDVFAMPQSGTGVSVEAVDPVFQAKMLDMLKQTGRPEMVVGWYHSHPGFGCWLSGVDINTQQSFEALSERAVAVVVDPIQSVKGKVVIDAFRLINTNMMVLGHEPRQTTSNLGHLNKPSIQALIHGLNRHYYSIPINYRKNELEQKMLLNLHKKSWMEGLTLQDYSEHSKLNETIVNEMLELAKNYNKAVEEEDKMTPEQLAIKNVGKQDPERHLEEHVDVLMTSNIVQCLAAMLDTVVFK, encoded by the exons ATGGAACGGCTGATGAGACTTGGAGGTAGAACGCCCGGCCTTGGCCAG GGTCCCCCAACAGACGCTCCTGCAGTGGACACAGCAGAACAGGTGTACATTTCCTCCCTGGCCCTGCTCAAG ATGTTGAAGCACGGGCGTGCTGGTGTACCAATGGAGGTCATGGGATTGATGCTGGGAGAGTTTGTTGACGACTACACAGTGCGAGTGATTGATGTGTTTGCAATGCCCCAGTCGGGAACG GGTGTGAGTGTTGAAGCAGTGGATCCTGTTTTCCAGGCCAAGATGTTGGACATGCTGAAACAAACCGGCAG ACCTGAGATGGTTGTGGGATGGTACCACAGTCACCCTGGGTTTGGCTGTTGGTTGTCTGGTGTGGACATCAACACACAGCAGAGCTTTGAGGCCCTGTCAGAGCGAGCTGTTGCTGTTGTGGTTGATCCCATTCAGAGCGTCAAAGGAAAG GTTGTTATTGATGCCTTCAGATTGATCAACACCAACATGATGGTTTTGGGTCATGAACCCAGACAAACCACATCTAACCTGGGTCATCTGAACAAGCCGTCAATCCAG GCTCTGATTCATGGACTCAACAGACATTACTACTCCATCCCCATCAATTACAGGAAAAACGAGCTGGAGCAGAAG ATGCTGTTGAACCTGCATAAGAAGAGCTGGATGGAGGGACTGACCCTGCAGGACTACAGCGAGCACAGCAAGCTCAATGAGACCATTGTTAATGAAATGCTGGAGCTGGCTAAGAACTACAACAAG GCCGTCGAGGAAGAGGACAAAATGACCCCAGAGCAGCTGGCGATCAAGAATGTTGGAAAACAG GATCCCGAGAGGCACTTGGAGGAGCACGTAGATGTTCTAATGACATCCAACATCGTTCAGTGCCTAGCGGCCATGTTGGATACCGTCGTCTTCAAGTGA